Proteins encoded by one window of Geobacter sp. DSM 9736:
- a CDS encoding GumC family protein — protein sequence MVNYPVMEPEIRPNNSARDFFAILFKHKVKIVVVFLAVVLTVLVATMLATPVYEAKTSVMMKIGREHLNRADLGDNNPVNFNLRQEEIINSEIAILTNPDLLAKVINTLTVEKIYPDLAKKKLPAEMKPIDAAVARFKESLKAEPVRKSNVVEVKFRHKDPKVAAVAVNLLVELFKEKHLQVFSDPRSSFFEGQLAEVEQRLRTSADKLQAYKQQNGVYSLEEQRTLLLRQRTDLDMAYKASRHRTDELQKKLATVRTQFKTVAQSNEHFTTTERDRVITEAKARLLALQLNEKQLMLRYRDESPLVQNNREEIRTVERFLQEQEQDNRVKSRSNSPIYQGVETELLRTEADLSAERAKMSTIRSQFAQVDGEIKRLDLREKELQTLQREVASNEKNYLTYRDKAEEARISDDMNKRKLANISVIQAAVPPLQPVSPKKMMNLMIGMVIGLIAALALALLTENVSQTISTPGSAEKRLELPVLAVIPYKE from the coding sequence ATGGTCAACTATCCAGTGATGGAACCTGAAATTCGGCCTAATAACAGCGCACGGGACTTCTTTGCGATCCTGTTCAAGCACAAGGTCAAGATCGTAGTGGTTTTCCTGGCGGTAGTCCTGACGGTGCTGGTTGCGACGATGTTGGCAACGCCGGTGTACGAAGCCAAAACCAGCGTCATGATGAAGATCGGACGCGAGCATCTTAACAGGGCGGACCTCGGTGACAACAATCCCGTGAACTTCAACCTCCGTCAGGAGGAGATCATCAACTCCGAAATCGCCATTCTCACTAATCCGGATCTGCTGGCGAAAGTGATCAACACGCTTACGGTCGAGAAGATATATCCGGACCTGGCGAAAAAGAAGCTTCCAGCGGAGATGAAACCGATAGACGCTGCTGTGGCCCGTTTCAAGGAGAGCCTGAAGGCTGAGCCGGTCAGGAAGTCAAATGTGGTGGAGGTAAAGTTCCGGCATAAAGATCCCAAAGTCGCAGCGGTAGCGGTCAACCTGCTCGTGGAGCTCTTCAAGGAGAAGCATCTGCAGGTCTTCAGTGATCCCAGGTCCTCCTTCTTCGAAGGGCAGCTTGCAGAGGTCGAGCAGAGGCTAAGGACCTCCGCAGACAAGCTGCAGGCCTACAAGCAGCAAAATGGCGTGTACTCCCTAGAGGAGCAGCGAACGCTGCTGCTTCGGCAAAGAACCGACCTGGACATGGCTTACAAGGCGAGCAGGCACCGTACAGACGAGCTTCAGAAGAAGCTTGCCACGGTGAGAACCCAGTTCAAGACGGTTGCTCAGAGCAATGAGCATTTTACAACGACTGAAAGAGACAGGGTCATCACTGAGGCAAAGGCGCGGCTTCTGGCGTTGCAGCTCAACGAAAAGCAACTGATGCTCAGGTACCGGGATGAAAGCCCCCTGGTCCAGAACAATAGAGAAGAGATACGGACGGTAGAGAGATTTCTTCAGGAGCAGGAACAGGACAACAGGGTGAAATCCCGATCCAACAGCCCGATTTACCAGGGGGTCGAGACTGAGCTCCTGAGGACCGAGGCGGATCTTAGTGCCGAACGGGCGAAAATGTCGACCATCCGGTCGCAATTTGCACAGGTGGACGGAGAGATAAAAAGACTCGACCTGAGAGAGAAGGAATTGCAGACCCTTCAGCGGGAAGTGGCGAGCAACGAGAAGAACTACCTGACCTACAGGGACAAGGCTGAGGAAGCGCGGATTTCCGACGACATGAACAAGCGGAAGCTCGCCAACATAAGCGTGATACAAGCCGCCGTTCCGCCTCTGCAGCCCGTTTCGCCCAAGAAGATGATGAACCTGATGATAGGAATGGTCATAGGATTGATAGCGGCACTCGCCTTGGCGCTGCTCACCGAGAACGTCTCGCAGACCATCTCGACTCCGGGAAGTGCGGAGAAGCGCCTGGAGCTTCCCGTGCTGGCGGTTATTCCGTACAAGGAATAG
- a CDS encoding polysaccharide biosynthesis/export family protein, with product MRGLRFIWLFLVFFVTSCASPSVMRYSTEGAAKVRSAAPAEEYRIQPGDQLDIKFFYNPELNEQLVVRPDGRISLQLVNELMAAGMTPGQLTEKLRTSYSGQLKQPEVAVIVRTFNDQRVYVDGEVFRPGVVPLPGPMTVLQSISQAGGMKETARLDEVLVIRKNGQSKPVTIIVNLEDAIEGTDHGQDITLLPHDIVVVPRSKIANVNVWVDQYLRRNIPIPIGVGWGIN from the coding sequence ATGAGAGGGCTACGGTTCATCTGGCTGTTTCTCGTGTTTTTTGTCACTTCGTGTGCTTCACCCTCCGTCATGCGTTATTCGACGGAAGGAGCAGCCAAGGTCAGGTCGGCCGCTCCTGCTGAGGAGTACCGGATTCAACCGGGAGACCAACTGGACATCAAATTCTTTTATAACCCTGAGCTGAACGAGCAGCTTGTCGTTCGCCCGGACGGAAGGATTTCCCTCCAGCTTGTGAATGAGCTGATGGCTGCAGGGATGACGCCGGGCCAGTTGACGGAGAAGCTGCGTACTTCCTACTCAGGGCAGCTGAAACAACCGGAAGTAGCAGTCATAGTCCGCACCTTCAACGATCAGAGAGTGTATGTGGACGGAGAGGTCTTCCGCCCCGGCGTAGTACCGCTTCCGGGGCCTATGACGGTACTCCAGTCCATCTCCCAGGCGGGCGGCATGAAGGAAACCGCGAGGCTTGACGAAGTGCTGGTAATCAGGAAGAACGGCCAGTCGAAACCTGTGACTATCATAGTGAACCTGGAAGATGCCATAGAAGGTACCGATCATGGCCAGGATATCACTCTTCTGCCTCATGATATCGTCGTCGTTCCCCGCTCGAAAATTGCCAACGTGAACGTTTGGGTGGACCAATACCTTCGCAGGAACATTCCGATCCCCATCGGTGTCGGCTGGGGCATCAACTAG
- a CDS encoding DUF4149 domain-containing protein, translating into MPVAATIYRLAVALWTGGVALFTLAVTPMLFKTFGRDHAGQIVGAVFPTYFRWGLACGVVALACAIIARGRMLTVTAALLLVMLSLTAFQAFYIEPRAAALKKDIPSFETTSKDHPLRREFAKLHGISAACNLAVLAGGVALIARF; encoded by the coding sequence ATGCCCGTCGCTGCCACAATCTACCGGCTTGCCGTCGCCCTCTGGACCGGGGGTGTCGCGCTCTTCACGCTTGCGGTAACTCCAATGCTGTTCAAGACCTTCGGGCGAGACCATGCCGGGCAGATCGTCGGAGCGGTGTTTCCCACCTATTTCCGTTGGGGTCTGGCATGCGGCGTCGTAGCTCTGGCCTGTGCCATTATTGCACGAGGCAGGATGTTAACCGTCACTGCGGCATTACTCCTTGTAATGCTTTCGCTCACTGCGTTCCAGGCCTTCTACATCGAACCCCGGGCTGCCGCGCTGAAAAAGGACATTCCCTCCTTCGAAACCACATCGAAAGATCATCCGCTGCGCCGCGAGTTTGCTAAGCTGCACGGCATCTCGGCAGCATGCAACCTTGCTGTGCTCGCGGGAGGGGTTGCGCTGATCGCGCGGTTCTAA
- a CDS encoding HDOD domain-containing protein, with protein sequence MPVSLAIRRILSIYPIDLPVFHPIALKLVYMLSGTEFTIDEVIDLANQDQSIAVKVLRMANSPAFRGNEPVSTMHEAVVRLGAQQVANIAMTASQASVHVSDNETINRYMRKLWQHSHACAVGCRWAAVSAGLSRMADQAYMAGLLHDIGKLYLLKVLEKLSRSGVARSALEEETLLDVFKEMHVEEGEKLMEHWRMPPLLCKVVGRHHDAECEVDDLILIIARLVNSVSSRIGLSLHPNPRLETARLKEMSYLNFDAGKLAGLETALEEAGALVY encoded by the coding sequence ATGCCGGTTTCACTTGCCATCCGCAGAATTCTGTCGATCTACCCGATAGATCTGCCGGTCTTTCATCCTATCGCCCTTAAGCTCGTGTACATGCTTAGCGGCACCGAATTTACCATTGACGAGGTTATAGATCTGGCCAATCAGGACCAGTCCATCGCCGTCAAGGTGCTCCGTATGGCCAATTCGCCTGCATTCCGAGGAAATGAGCCGGTGTCAACCATGCACGAAGCCGTGGTTCGGCTCGGTGCGCAGCAGGTGGCCAACATAGCCATGACCGCGTCCCAGGCCAGCGTCCACGTCTCCGACAATGAAACAATCAATCGATACATGCGCAAACTGTGGCAACACAGCCATGCCTGTGCTGTCGGTTGCCGCTGGGCAGCTGTCTCGGCGGGATTAAGCCGGATGGCCGACCAGGCCTATATGGCCGGGCTTTTGCACGATATCGGAAAGCTTTATCTGCTCAAAGTTCTGGAAAAGTTGAGCAGGTCGGGTGTTGCCCGTTCTGCGTTGGAGGAAGAAACTCTTCTCGACGTTTTCAAGGAGATGCATGTGGAGGAAGGGGAAAAGTTAATGGAGCACTGGCGCATGCCCCCACTCCTCTGCAAGGTGGTCGGGCGTCACCATGACGCCGAGTGCGAGGTGGATGACCTCATCCTGATCATCGCAAGGCTCGTCAATTCCGTGTCCAGCAGGATCGGCCTCAGCCTTCATCCCAATCCACGCCTTGAAACAGCACGGCTCAAGGAGATGAGTTACCTCAACTTCGATGCAGGCAAGCTGGCAGGACTGGAAACCGCCCTTGAAGAGGCAGGCGCACTCGTTTATTGA
- the nudC gene encoding NAD(+) diphosphatase, with protein sequence MNTYPTAVNLPFNSTVITDCFSPALPGSADPGSPGVWVVIQGGALIVEAEGKELRLPENDLPPEFAGEKKSIYIGKWEGKPVRVMRLPSRVKVPAPYLAEPFNAVADRLDDRLLTLGGLAHQILFWQRHSAHCSRCGSPDMKAISASWGNKCGNCGHEHFPHIHPCVIVLVRRGSRFLLVRKPEWSRGRFGLIAGFVDFGESLEECVRREVREEAGIEVENIRYVGSQCWPFPSQLMAGFVADYAGGDLRADPGELEEARWFCTEDMPESLPARRSIARWIIDTFAPVTQS encoded by the coding sequence ATGAATACCTACCCGACGGCAGTCAACCTGCCCTTCAACAGCACCGTCATCACTGATTGTTTTTCTCCTGCGCTGCCCGGCAGTGCTGATCCCGGCTCTCCCGGGGTGTGGGTCGTAATACAGGGTGGGGCGCTGATTGTAGAGGCCGAAGGAAAGGAGTTACGGCTTCCGGAAAACGATCTGCCTCCCGAGTTCGCAGGGGAGAAGAAATCTATCTATATAGGAAAGTGGGAAGGCAAACCTGTTCGTGTGATGAGGCTTCCGAGCCGGGTCAAGGTGCCTGCGCCTTACCTTGCAGAGCCCTTCAATGCGGTTGCCGACCGGCTTGACGACCGGCTCCTCACTTTAGGCGGACTTGCTCATCAGATCCTATTCTGGCAACGGCACAGCGCGCATTGCTCCCGCTGCGGCTCGCCGGACATGAAGGCAATCAGCGCAAGCTGGGGCAACAAGTGCGGAAATTGCGGTCATGAGCATTTTCCGCATATTCATCCATGCGTGATAGTCCTCGTCAGGCGCGGTAGCCGGTTCCTCCTCGTCAGGAAGCCGGAGTGGAGCAGGGGCAGGTTCGGCCTCATCGCGGGCTTCGTCGATTTCGGAGAATCACTGGAGGAGTGTGTCCGCCGCGAGGTCCGGGAAGAAGCGGGGATAGAGGTGGAAAACATCAGGTATGTCGGAAGCCAGTGCTGGCCTTTTCCGAGCCAATTGATGGCGGGGTTCGTAGCCGATTACGCCGGAGGGGATCTGCGTGCCGATCCGGGGGAGCTTGAAGAGGCGCGGTGGTTCTGTACAGAGGACATGCCCGAGTCCCTTCCTGCGAGGCGTAGTATTGCCCGCTGGATTATAGATACATTCGCTCCGGTTACGCAGAGTTGA
- a CDS encoding chemotaxis protein CheW, with amino-acid sequence MAVQQIGAGTNGVLHMVGFTVGNEEFCVDILKVQEIIRMVEITLMPNAPDYVEGVINLRGKVIPVIDFRKRFHLMEGAEIDSQSKRIVVVALHGVTIGIIVDKVSQVIKLSEEQISPTPDAVKGFDSDCIQGVGRLTDKLLIILDLEKLFAQNMLEGVEMAA; translated from the coding sequence ATGGCGGTACAACAGATCGGAGCTGGTACGAACGGGGTTCTTCACATGGTAGGGTTTACCGTCGGCAATGAAGAATTCTGCGTGGACATTCTCAAGGTGCAGGAGATCATCCGGATGGTGGAGATAACACTTATGCCCAACGCTCCGGACTACGTGGAGGGAGTGATCAACCTGCGGGGAAAAGTAATTCCCGTAATCGATTTCAGGAAACGCTTTCACCTCATGGAAGGCGCCGAAATCGACAGCCAGAGCAAAAGAATCGTGGTGGTTGCTCTGCATGGGGTGACCATCGGAATAATAGTGGATAAGGTTTCGCAGGTCATCAAGCTATCAGAAGAGCAGATATCTCCGACTCCCGACGCTGTGAAAGGATTCGATTCCGATTGCATCCAGGGGGTGGGAAGGCTAACCGATAAGCTGCTCATCATACTCGACCTGGAAAAACTCTTCGCCCAGAACATGCTTGAAGGGGTGGAAATGGCAGCCTGA
- a CDS encoding methyl-accepting chemotaxis protein gives MKLGMKVTIYTTLMLVLTVAATAFVSLAAFRQQVAEEAAKDQEARMSMFWELLRNKGKDFRIVDNRLMAGDYVLNGNYELPDKIKEISGGVATVFMGDTRVTTNVLKPDGTRAVGTKLQGPAYESVIKYGKKYRGEAPILGTPYFTAYDPIKDAGGRTVGVLFVGVKKSDYLASFNHLVLMISVVAVVAILAAMFLIRLVLGGRIKKLKEMSMIIGEAAAGNIAVRVDDKGADEIGEVGHSVNKMLSDMNMTLTNVIAAARELSVAAVELNHSAEHMAAGVERVAAQAGSIATASEEMAATCNDIARNCSDAAEGSRQANECAMTGAAVVSETVMMMSRIAEQVETSSKSIEGLGSRSDQIGAIVGTIEDIADQTNLLALNAAIEAARAGEQGRGFAVVADEVRALAERTTRATKEISTMIKAIQTETKGAVEAMEQGVTEVQSGSSEAAKSCDALSEILTQIDSVTMQVNQIATAAEQQNATAGEISGNILQITEVVNDTARDAQGSANAASRLAHLADDLQKLVNQFKLAA, from the coding sequence ATGAAACTCGGAATGAAGGTCACCATCTATACCACTCTGATGCTGGTATTGACGGTCGCGGCCACGGCGTTCGTTTCCCTGGCAGCATTTCGCCAACAGGTGGCGGAGGAGGCTGCCAAGGACCAGGAAGCCCGGATGAGCATGTTCTGGGAACTGCTGAGGAACAAGGGGAAGGATTTCCGGATCGTAGATAACAGGTTGATGGCGGGTGATTATGTGCTGAACGGCAATTACGAGCTTCCCGACAAGATAAAGGAGATCTCTGGGGGGGTTGCCACTGTCTTCATGGGGGATACCCGCGTTACTACGAATGTTCTGAAGCCGGACGGGACACGGGCTGTCGGCACGAAGCTGCAGGGGCCTGCATACGAAAGCGTGATCAAGTATGGGAAGAAGTATCGCGGAGAGGCTCCAATTCTTGGCACCCCGTATTTCACTGCGTACGATCCGATAAAGGATGCCGGTGGACGGACCGTAGGCGTTCTTTTCGTGGGCGTAAAGAAAAGTGACTATCTGGCATCGTTCAACCATCTTGTCCTGATGATAAGCGTAGTGGCCGTCGTGGCTATCTTAGCCGCCATGTTTCTGATTCGCCTGGTTCTCGGCGGCAGAATCAAAAAGCTTAAAGAGATGAGTATGATAATCGGGGAAGCCGCAGCGGGGAACATAGCGGTGCGTGTAGATGACAAGGGGGCGGACGAGATCGGGGAAGTTGGGCACTCTGTCAACAAGATGCTTTCCGACATGAACATGACGCTGACCAATGTCATAGCCGCTGCCCGTGAGCTTTCCGTAGCCGCCGTCGAGCTCAATCACTCGGCAGAGCATATGGCGGCGGGGGTCGAGCGCGTGGCTGCGCAAGCTGGAAGCATTGCCACGGCAAGCGAGGAGATGGCGGCAACGTGCAATGATATTGCGCGAAACTGTTCGGATGCCGCGGAAGGGTCCCGACAGGCGAACGAATGTGCCATGACCGGAGCCGCGGTCGTGTCGGAAACCGTGATGATGATGTCACGGATTGCGGAGCAGGTGGAAACGTCCTCAAAGTCCATCGAGGGACTTGGAAGCAGATCGGATCAGATCGGCGCTATTGTCGGTACCATCGAGGACATTGCCGACCAGACCAATCTCCTTGCCCTCAATGCGGCAATCGAAGCAGCCCGTGCAGGAGAGCAGGGCAGGGGATTCGCCGTCGTCGCGGACGAGGTGCGGGCCTTGGCTGAAAGGACGACCAGGGCAACCAAGGAAATCAGTACAATGATCAAGGCGATCCAGACGGAAACAAAGGGTGCGGTGGAAGCCATGGAACAGGGGGTGACGGAGGTTCAGTCCGGGTCATCGGAGGCAGCCAAATCCTGCGATGCTCTTTCGGAAATATTGACCCAGATTGATTCAGTAACCATGCAGGTGAACCAGATTGCTACGGCTGCCGAGCAGCAGAATGCCACGGCAGGTGAGATCAGCGGCAACATACTGCAGATAACCGAAGTGGTGAACGACACGGCTCGTGATGCTCAGGGCTCGGCTAATGCCGCTTCCCGGCTTGCTCATCTGGCAGATGACCTGCAGAAGCTGGTGAACCAGTTCAAGCTTGCAGCATAG
- a CDS encoding agmatine/peptidylarginine deiminase, with the protein MKNRLPAEWEVQDGVLLAWPHEETDWAGILQEVEPVFVELVRQIALTEQVVLAVADKSYVDRKLRKADVEMQNVRMYRVASNDTWSRDFGPITIRQGDGSLRLLDFGFNGWGLKFAACHDNLITKRLSLLGAFGKVPVTVPGVVLEGGSIESDGAGTILTTAQCLLNENRNPHMSRLDVEELFRRLLGAEQILWLEHGYLAGDDTDSHIDTLARLCPEDTILYVKCDDPSDEHYPALTAMEKELREFRTRDGESWRLIPLPWPKAAFDSAGNRLPATYANFLIINDAVLVPTYRDPRDNEALHAVAAAFPGRRIVGIDCLPLIQQHGSLHCVTMQLPKGVLP; encoded by the coding sequence ATGAAAAACAGATTACCGGCGGAATGGGAAGTTCAGGACGGCGTGCTGCTGGCATGGCCCCACGAGGAGACGGATTGGGCCGGGATCCTGCAGGAGGTCGAGCCGGTCTTTGTGGAGCTGGTGCGGCAGATTGCGCTCACCGAACAGGTTGTATTGGCAGTGGCGGATAAATCGTATGTCGACAGGAAGCTCAGAAAGGCTGATGTCGAAATGCAGAACGTCCGCATGTACCGGGTGGCGAGCAATGACACCTGGAGCCGGGACTTCGGACCAATAACGATACGCCAAGGTGACGGAAGCTTGCGGCTGCTGGATTTCGGCTTCAACGGCTGGGGTCTGAAGTTCGCCGCATGCCACGACAACCTGATCACGAAGCGCCTCAGCCTGCTGGGAGCCTTCGGAAAAGTCCCCGTGACAGTGCCGGGAGTGGTGCTGGAGGGGGGAAGCATCGAGAGTGACGGAGCAGGAACAATCCTTACCACGGCGCAATGCCTGCTCAACGAGAACCGCAACCCTCACATGTCGCGGCTCGACGTGGAAGAACTGTTCCGGAGGCTCCTTGGCGCCGAGCAGATCCTGTGGCTCGAACATGGATACCTGGCGGGTGACGACACCGACAGCCACATCGACACCCTCGCCCGGCTCTGCCCGGAAGACACTATACTTTACGTAAAATGCGACGATCCCTCGGACGAACATTACCCAGCTCTCACAGCAATGGAAAAGGAGTTGCGGGAGTTCCGCACGCGGGACGGGGAAAGCTGGCGCCTGATACCCCTCCCCTGGCCGAAAGCCGCGTTCGACAGCGCAGGAAACAGGCTTCCGGCTACTTATGCAAACTTTCTCATCATCAACGATGCGGTTCTAGTCCCGACATACCGGGACCCGAGAGATAACGAAGCGCTCCATGCGGTTGCAGCCGCCTTTCCCGGACGCCGCATCGTGGGGATTGACTGCCTTCCCCTGATCCAGCAGCATGGTTCGCTCCATTGCGTCACCATGCAGCTTCCGAAAGGAGTATTGCCGTGA
- a CDS encoding carbon-nitrogen hydrolase encodes MSKLVIGLVQQACSADRDETVSRTIGGIRKAAAAGASLVVLQELHTGPYFCQTEESTVFDLAESIPGPSTELFGSLARELGLVIVTSLFERRAPGLYHNTAVVLEKDGSIAGKYRKMHIPDDPGYYEKFYFTPGDLGFEPIRTSVGALGVLVCWDQWYPEAARLMTLAGAEMLIYPTAIGWDPSDDREEQTRQLEAWVTIQRSHAVANGTPVVSVNRVGYEASPGGCGMGQKFWGNSFVAGPQGEMISRGGEEEEVVIAEIDRHRTEKVRRIWPFLRDRRIDAYGDIVKRYRD; translated from the coding sequence GTGAGCAAACTAGTGATAGGGCTCGTACAGCAGGCCTGTTCTGCCGATCGTGATGAAACGGTGTCACGCACCATCGGCGGCATCCGGAAAGCCGCAGCGGCCGGAGCATCTCTTGTCGTTCTCCAGGAACTGCACACCGGTCCCTATTTCTGCCAGACCGAAGAAAGCACGGTTTTCGACCTGGCTGAGAGCATCCCGGGCCCCAGCACCGAACTCTTCGGAAGCCTCGCCAGAGAGCTCGGGCTCGTCATAGTCACTTCCCTTTTCGAGCGCCGTGCGCCAGGCTTGTATCACAACACTGCGGTCGTCCTGGAAAAGGATGGAAGCATAGCCGGCAAATACCGCAAGATGCACATACCAGACGACCCTGGATACTATGAGAAGTTCTATTTTACACCCGGTGACCTGGGCTTTGAGCCGATCCGGACATCTGTGGGTGCTCTGGGAGTGCTCGTCTGCTGGGACCAGTGGTACCCGGAAGCTGCACGCCTCATGACTCTGGCCGGAGCGGAGATGCTGATTTACCCCACCGCTATCGGGTGGGATCCCTCCGACGACCGGGAAGAACAGACCCGCCAGCTGGAGGCCTGGGTAACCATCCAGAGAAGCCACGCCGTCGCCAACGGCACGCCGGTCGTAAGCGTCAACAGGGTCGGATACGAAGCTTCTCCCGGCGGTTGCGGCATGGGGCAGAAATTCTGGGGGAACAGTTTCGTGGCGGGGCCTCAAGGGGAGATGATCTCCCGAGGAGGAGAAGAAGAAGAGGTCGTCATTGCAGAAATCGACCGGCACCGCACGGAAAAGGTCCGGAGGATATGGCCGTTTCTCCGGGACCGGCGGATCGACGCCTATGGCGACATAGTGAAACGGTACAGGGATTAA
- a CDS encoding DUF2721 domain-containing protein has protein sequence MALQEKELLEALSSSRILASMITPAVLISACGTLIFSTSARLGRIFDRVNSMKTEVEGVLAGKLSHAAERMEFLKSQLEKQRVRAGLIQKALAALYTATALFVATSLAIAFNTAYGSPDTSWVATAIALSGGLFLFAASAILLYESRHNLTFINRHLDFIDYLQKNYSSKSAGDTSPLSSEGEVPPRPAP, from the coding sequence ATGGCCCTCCAAGAAAAGGAGCTTCTCGAAGCTCTCTCCAGTTCGCGCATTCTCGCGTCCATGATCACACCGGCGGTGCTGATTTCCGCCTGTGGAACTCTTATTTTTTCCACATCCGCCCGGCTCGGACGCATCTTCGACAGGGTAAACTCTATGAAGACCGAGGTGGAAGGTGTCCTGGCGGGGAAACTGTCACATGCGGCAGAGCGTATGGAGTTTCTGAAATCACAGCTGGAGAAGCAGCGGGTACGCGCCGGGCTTATCCAGAAAGCTCTTGCCGCGCTCTATACCGCCACGGCACTCTTCGTCGCCACAAGCCTGGCCATTGCTTTCAACACCGCCTACGGAAGCCCCGACACGAGCTGGGTCGCCACAGCCATCGCTCTGTCCGGAGGCCTATTCCTTTTCGCCGCCAGCGCGATCCTCCTGTATGAAAGCAGGCACAACCTGACGTTCATCAATCGGCACCTGGACTTCATCGATTACCTGCAGAAAAACTACTCTTCGAAATCGGCGGGCGATACAAGTCCTCTCAGTAGTGAGGGGGAGGTTCCTCCTCGTCCGGCGCCCTGA
- a CDS encoding SlyX family protein, whose product MGLNILLAASEAVPFAKEGGLADVVGALPKYLPGLGCDVRVVMPRYYCVDRDRFGLRQLPGVLTVPMGVIGDMYCSVYEGRIPGTDVPVYFLDHEGFYGRSGLYEVNNEAYLDNDNRFIFLSKGALELCRMINFIPDVIHAHDWHTAAIPVLLNTSYRRNPYVGAAASLLTIHNMQHQGTFYEGAMDVLGVGWEHFTFLGLEKDGQVNLLKGGIYHATLLNTVSRGYAREIQSPEFGWGLGEVVKERSSDLHGILNGVDYGEWNPEVDVHIPARYSREDLSGKKVCKLELQRELGLPQRDVPLIGMVSRLVKQKGIDVLAEAIHRILDLDVQFVMQGGGEPWAHFFFGDVAARYPHKFACRIGYDNALAHRIEAGCDLFLMPSAFEPCGLSQMYSMGYGTLPIVRATGGLDDSVENFDEQSLSGNGFKFHHLNAGALFDTIGWAVDTWYNRRGAFDRLVDNAMAERFTWEEAARKYGELYELAVRRKQGGGGASIPEGSDGDVAERVTELEIQLTHQERTVEELNEVVVRQQQQLEALQNEIGLLKGQMVLMFPSLVRAPDEEEPPPHY is encoded by the coding sequence ATGGGTCTAAATATTCTGCTGGCTGCATCCGAAGCGGTTCCCTTTGCGAAAGAGGGGGGGCTTGCGGACGTTGTAGGAGCACTTCCGAAATATCTTCCAGGCCTGGGCTGCGATGTGCGGGTGGTGATGCCCCGCTACTATTGCGTCGACCGGGATCGGTTCGGGCTGAGGCAACTTCCTGGGGTGTTGACTGTGCCGATGGGAGTAATCGGCGACATGTACTGCTCGGTATATGAAGGGAGAATACCGGGTACCGACGTGCCTGTTTACTTTCTGGATCATGAAGGGTTCTACGGCCGCAGCGGCCTTTACGAAGTCAATAACGAAGCTTACCTTGACAATGACAACCGCTTCATCTTCCTGAGCAAAGGCGCCTTGGAGCTGTGCCGGATGATCAATTTCATCCCCGACGTAATCCATGCCCATGACTGGCACACCGCCGCGATCCCTGTGCTCCTCAATACATCGTACCGCCGGAATCCGTACGTCGGCGCCGCAGCGAGCTTACTTACGATCCATAACATGCAGCACCAGGGGACTTTTTATGAAGGTGCCATGGATGTGCTGGGCGTGGGGTGGGAACATTTCACCTTTCTAGGCCTGGAGAAGGATGGTCAGGTGAACCTTCTCAAGGGTGGCATCTATCACGCGACCCTCCTCAACACCGTGAGCCGCGGATATGCCCGCGAGATCCAGAGCCCGGAGTTCGGCTGGGGGCTGGGAGAGGTCGTGAAAGAACGCAGTTCCGATCTGCATGGCATCCTCAACGGAGTTGATTACGGCGAGTGGAACCCTGAGGTGGATGTACACATCCCGGCAAGGTACTCCAGGGAGGACCTGAGCGGCAAGAAGGTCTGCAAGCTGGAATTGCAGAGGGAACTGGGGCTGCCGCAGCGTGACGTTCCATTGATAGGCATGGTTTCGCGGTTGGTTAAGCAGAAAGGAATCGATGTTCTCGCAGAGGCGATCCATCGGATTCTTGACCTCGATGTGCAGTTCGTCATGCAGGGGGGAGGGGAGCCGTGGGCGCATTTCTTCTTCGGCGATGTCGCAGCGCGTTATCCTCACAAGTTTGCGTGCCGCATTGGCTACGACAACGCACTTGCACATCGGATCGAAGCCGGGTGCGACCTGTTCCTAATGCCGTCAGCGTTCGAGCCGTGCGGGCTCAGCCAGATGTACAGCATGGGGTACGGAACGCTCCCCATCGTACGAGCTACGGGCGGGCTAGATGACAGCGTAGAGAATTTCGATGAACAGAGTCTTTCCGGTAACGGATTCAAGTTCCACCACCTGAACGCCGGGGCGCTGTTCGATACCATCGGTTGGGCTGTCGATACCTGGTACAACCGCCGTGGCGCGTTCGACCGTCTCGTCGACAATGCCATGGCGGAGCGATTCACCTGGGAGGAGGCGGCCCGGAAGTATGGGGAGCTTTACGAACTGGCGGTGCGAAGAAAGCAGGGCGGGGGAGGAGCTTCGATTCCGGAGGGAAGCGACGGAGATGTAGCTGAGCGTGTGACGGAACTGGAGATTCAGCTGACTCATCAGGAGCGGACAGTTGAGGAGTTGAACGAGGTGGTGGTGCGCCAGCAACAGCAACTGGAGGCACTTCAGAATGAGATCGGCCTTTTGAAGGGGCAGATGGTGCTGATGTTTCCGTCCCTGGTCAGGGCGCCGGACGAGGAGGAACCTCCCCCTCACTACTGA